The Caenorhabditis elegans chromosome II genome has a segment encoding these proteins:
- the swsn-7 gene encoding ARID domain-containing protein (Confirmed by transcript evidence) yields the protein MESRKRKSELEHYIDKLTDPPEKQRKMAEFYNSLRMFYKRRWNATLKLPHVQGVEVNLYRLYDTVMALGGWQKVAASDKWSDIAEMFGCKDDILCGDHAIKIIYMRYLSKFEQVETIGDVDDYVDNEMSRSRGRNATSFFATNECPISNNRMVQEYQHRDERGQIINEPDYARLTKSLISGLPNEIDFAMNVCMLLSHAGPKQLRICHAPTLLTLLVAHTGVYDEDDETMADMGKEWKRTTKHNFRDFWASSGVPLDMLMTFLDREIEAEYIDEDDQFFTGVSETFNVKDSRCWRLNQVTTIIRNLSFEPANRVTIVKTWPVMKFLIMCASCKWSPLYVAALDALSNLATDIDLTDKTLVYISQHAILRIITDGIFSLDKFKLVRSLEILTGLCGFEGNEAIICDWLNSATIAHIFEVVGVKDIMMCVYTLECLYQISEMGDTACDLISESPKAIQQLVSMATLEAVSFGPAGLAGMKVVEYQPSFTQGSNQQQNPHHSQGGHQLGHSNVRMGGLNHNQHHQQIGPPGAPGAAPMTVRQVIQNNLALQQVQRENLNREQYSTQSSQPHPPHTNVPPSPSILAHHSSGLVQQNGMKFDRRTGNLPVRPIAPSTNSGESQLEQLTEKWIRQNCVFEPAMSTPRGELYAAYVDDLRNLYHSMSGSLAMFSGVMKNLYPDVNFRMAQNGIMIVAQGIRLIRPHRLAPAASQSASESHPLMKKMLTSEPKEENGVLINGHAVQESGAERIIKTEPIRTDEPSVLIESQEQSVPKKQNDINGEETDEVELNSKIVTPEKNDTDNVKLESEKINGIICNGNSKVKKESMASRAAHIVAVAAACNGDLERMNVVSNGNDIEKEIEKETEKVEEETNEEKNKEVVETEVVDDAQESEKRKCVPPSSNPTDYMCDWDCCSIYYASPSHVLKHLSEEHVAEELRLLCRWNGCADPTPRNRWSLITHIQDSHCNEAQLKAASQKRKEGGGIAPVRGAPRAEVISRDINNHPGYAKNAAFDAIRRHAFNFLSRELTDEAEGPVTKSIRLTSCLILRNLARYSAEGRQKLRRHESHICWLALSRLESAHALSQLLSELHQAPAAEEEQQKMLSEVPSSASLSSMAGSSSQLPTVPDSPTSSVASAPMKESTSVSNKPTVHINRMLNFSSLNEKTPTSPQFTAGSSPHRHQPIQQHIPSQPSPLVQTTPVRAGAGI from the exons ATGGAGAGTCGGAAACGGAAATCAGAGCTCGAGCACTACATCGACAAATTGACGGATCCACCTGAGAAGCAGAGAAAGATGGCAGAATTTTATAATAGTTTGCGAATGTTCTACAAAAGAAGGTGGAATGCAACACTAAAGCTTCCACATGTTCAAGGAGTTGAAGTGAATCTCTATCGGCTATATGACACTGTTATGGCATTGGGTGGATGGCAGAAAGTAGCTGCAAGCGACAAATGGTCTGATATCGCTGAAATGTTCGGATGCAAAGATGATATTCTGTGTGGAGATCATGCGATCAAAATAATCTATATGAGGTATTTATCGAAATTCGAACAAGTAGAAACTATCGGAGATGTTGATGATTATGTGGACAATGAAATGTCAAGAAGTCGTGGAAGAAATGCTACTTCATTCTTTGCTACGAATGAATGTCCAATTAGTAATAATCGGATGGTCCAAGAATACCAGCACAGAGATGAGAGAGGACAGATTATCAATGAACCGGACTATGCAAGACTTACAAAGTCTCTGATATCTGGATTGCCGAACGAAATCGATTTTGCAATGAATGTTTGTATGCTCTTGTCACATGCTGGTCCGAAACAATTGCGAATATGTCATGCACCAACTCTTCTAACTTTATTGGTTGCTCATACGGGTGTTTATGATG aagacgATGAAACTATGGCTGACATGGGAAAAGAATGGAAGAGGACAACTAAACACAACTTCCGAGATTTTTGGGCATCCTCCGGAGTGCCCCTTGATATGCTCATGACATTTTTGGATCGTGAAATCGAAGCCGAATACATCGATGAGGatgatcaatttttcactggtGTATCCGAAACCTTCAATGTCAAAGATTCGCGATGCTGGCGTCTGAATCAAGTGACAACTATTATACGAAACCTGTCTTTCGAACCTGCCAATCGCGTTACTATTGTGAAGACTTGGCCTGTCATGAAGTTCCTCATTATGTGTGCATCTTGCAAATGGTCTCCGCTATATGTTGCTGCACTCGACGCACTGAGCAACTTGGCAACtgat attgaTCTCACCGACAAAACACTGGTATATATCTCCCAACACGCAATACTTCGCATAATTACTGATGGCATCTTCAGTTTGGATAAATTCAAGCTGGTTCGATCTCTGGAGATTTTGACAGGACTTTGTGGATTTGAAGGCAACGAAGCAATCATCTGTGATTGGCTCAACTCTGCAACAATTGCTCACATTTTTGAAGTCGTTGGAGTAAAGGACATTATGATGTGTGTCTATACTCTTGAATGTCTATACCAAATCTCGGAAATGGGTGACACGGCATGTGATTTGATTTCTGAGTCGCCAAAAGCAATTCAGCAGCTCGTCTCCATGGCAACTCTGGAAGCAGTCTCATTTGGACCAGCCGGACTCGCCGGAATGAAAGTTGTTGAATATCAGCCAAGTTTCACACAGGGATCAAATCAACAGCAAAATCCCCATCATTCTCAAGGTGGTCATCAATTAGGACACTCAAATGTTCGAATGGGTGGATTGAATCATAATCAACACCATCAACAAATTGGCCCACCAGGAGCACCTGGAGCAGCACCGATGACTGTAAGACAAGTCATTCAAAATAATCTTGCTCTTCAGCAAGTACAAAGAGAAAATCTGAACAGGGAGCAGTATTCAACTCAGTCTAGTCAACCTCACCCACCACACACAAATGTGCCGCCTTCCCCATCCATTTTAGCTCATCACTCTTCCGGACTTGTTCAGCAAAATGGAATGAAATTCGATCGTCGAACTGGGAATCTTCCTGTTCGTCCAATTGCTCCATCTACAAATTCGGGAGAATCACAATTGGAACAGCTAACCGAGAAATGGATCAGGCAGAATTGTGTTTTCGAACCCGCAATGTCTACTCCACGAGGGGAGCTTTATGCGGCATATGTAGATGATTTAAGAAATCTCTACCATTCGATGAGTGGAAGTTTAGCAATGTTCAGTGGAGTTATGAAGAATTTGTATCCGGATGTGAATTTCCGAATGGCTCAAAATGGAATAATGATAGTGGCTCAAGGTATTCGACTTATTCGTCCGCATCGACTTGCTCCAGCCGCTTCTCAGTCTGCAAGTGAATCACATcctttaatgaaaaaaatgctcacGTCAGAACCCAAAGAAGAAAATGGCGTCTTGATTAATGGGCACGCTGT acaagaaTCTGGCGCTGAACGAATTATCAAAACCGAGCCAATCAGAACAGACGAGCCGTCCGTGTTAATTGAATCACAGGAGCAAAGTGttccgaaaaaacaaaatgatatAAATGGAGAAGAAACCGATGAAGTggagctgaattcaaaaatagtgacCCCAGAGaag aatgacaCGGATAATGTTAAATTGGAATCGGAGAAAATCAACGGAATCATCTGCAATGGTAACtcgaaagtgaaaaaagagtCAATGGCAAGCAGAGCTGCTCATATTGTTGCTGTAGCAGCTGCCTGCAACGGAGATTTAGAGAGAATGAACGTGGTTAGCAATGGAAATGATATCGAGAAGGAAATCGAGAAAGAAACAGAAAAGGTAGAAGAAGAaacaaatgaagaaaaaaacaaagaagtgGTTGAAACGGAGGTTGTGGATGATGCCCAAGAatcagaaaaacgaaaatgtgtTCCTCCATCTTCGAATCCTACCGATTATATGTGTGATTGGGATTGTTGTTCCATTTATTATGCTTCTCCATCACACGTGCTCAAACATTTGTCGGAAGAGCACGTCGCAGAGGAGCTAAGATTACTGTGTCGCTGGAACGGATGTGCTGATCCAACACCTCGTAATCGTTGGTCACTGATTACTCATATCCAGGATTCGCACTGTAATGAAGCTCAATTAAAAGCGGCTTcacaaaaaagaaaggaaGGTGGTGGAATTGCTCCAGTTCGTGGAGCACCGCGTGCTGAAGTTATCTCCCGTGATATCAATAATCATCCTGGTTACGCGAAAAATGCCGCGTTCGATGCCATCCGAAGACACGCTTTCAATTTCTTGTCTCGAGAACTCACGGATGAAGCAGAAGGACCAGTGACAAAGAGTATTCGTCTAACATCCTGTcttattttgagaaatcttGCAAGATATTCAGCTGAAGGACGACA aaaactccgACGGCACGAATCACACATTTGCTGGCTGGCTCTATCTCGATTGGAAAGTGCACATGCTCTCTCACAACTTCTTTCTGAACTACATCAAGCTCCTGCTGCAGAagaagaacaacaaaaaatgctttCGGAGGTTCCGTCATCAGCATCTCTATCATCAATGGCTGGAAGCTCTTCACAATTGCCAACAGTACCTGACTCACCAACTTCTTCTGTAGCATCAGCTCCGATGAAAGAGTCGACCTCTGTTAGCAATAAACCGACAGTTCACATTAATAGAATGCTCAATTTCTCGTCACTTAACgaaaag ACACCAACAAGTCCGCAATTCACAGCTGGATCTAGCCCCCACCGTCATCAGCCAATTCAACAACACATTCCCAGCCAGCCATCTCCTCTCGTGCAGACTACTCCAGTTCGTGCTGGAGCTGGAATCTAA
- the swsn-7 gene encoding SWI/SNF chromatin remodeling complex subunit swsn-7 (Confirmed by transcript evidence), translated as MESRKRKSELEHYIDKLTDPPEKQRKMAEFYNSLRMFYKRRWNATLKLPHVQGVEVNLYRLYDTVMALGGWQKVAASDKWSDIAEMFGCKDDILCGDHAIKIIYMRYLSKFEQVETIGDVDDYVDNEMSRSRGRNATSFFATNECPISNNRMVQEYQHRDERGQIINEPDYARLTKSLISGLPNEIDFAMNVCMLLSHAGPKQLRICHAPTLLTLLVAHTGVYDEDDETMADMGKEWKRTTKHNFRDFWASSGVPLDMLMTFLDREIEAEYIDEDDQFFTGVSETFNVKDSRCWRLNQVTTIIRNLSFEPANRVTIVKTWPVMKFLIMCASCKWSPLYVAALDALSNLATDIDLTDKTLVYISQHAILRIITDGIFSLDKFKLVRSLEILTGLCGFEGNEAIICDWLNSATIAHIFEVVGVKDIMMCVYTLECLYQISEMGDTACDLISESPKAIQQLVSMATLEAVSFGPAGLAGMKVVEYQPSFTQGSNQQQNPHHSQGGHQLGHSNVRMGGLNHNQHHQQIGPPGAPGAAPMTVRQVIQNNLALQQVQRENLNREQYSTQSSQPHPPHTNVPPSPSILAHHSSGLVQQNGMKFDRRTGNLPVRPIAPSTNSGESQLEQLTEKWIRQNCVFEPAMSTPRGELYAAYVDDLRNLYHSMSGSLAMFSGVMKNLYPDVNFRMAQNGIMIVAQGIRLIRPHRLAPAASQSASESHPLMKKMLTSEPKEENGVLINGHAVQESGAERIIKTEPIRTDEPSVLIESQEQSVPKKQNDINGEETDEVELNSKIVTPEKKSITNGTVEVCQEPIQASKLFDENYANQIEGSEVSIEIREQFVNDTDNVKLESEKINGIICNGNSKVKKESMASRAAHIVAVAAACNGDLERMNVVSNGNDIEKEIEKETEKVEEETNEEKNKEVVETEVVDDAQESEKRKCVPPSSNPTDYMCDWDCCSIYYASPSHVLKHLSEEHVAEELRLLCRWNGCADPTPRNRWSLITHIQDSHCNEAQLKAASQKRKEGGGIAPVRGAPRAEVISRDINNHPGYAKNAAFDAIRRHAFNFLSRELTDEAEGPVTKSIRLTSCLILRNLARYSAEGRQKLRRHESHICWLALSRLESAHALSQLLSELHQAPAAEEEQQKMLSEVPSSASLSSMAGSSSQLPTVPDSPTSSVASAPMKESTSVSNKPTVHINRMLNFSSLNEKTPTSPQFTAGSSPHRHQPIQQHIPSQPSPLVQTTPVRAGAGI; from the exons ATGGAGAGTCGGAAACGGAAATCAGAGCTCGAGCACTACATCGACAAATTGACGGATCCACCTGAGAAGCAGAGAAAGATGGCAGAATTTTATAATAGTTTGCGAATGTTCTACAAAAGAAGGTGGAATGCAACACTAAAGCTTCCACATGTTCAAGGAGTTGAAGTGAATCTCTATCGGCTATATGACACTGTTATGGCATTGGGTGGATGGCAGAAAGTAGCTGCAAGCGACAAATGGTCTGATATCGCTGAAATGTTCGGATGCAAAGATGATATTCTGTGTGGAGATCATGCGATCAAAATAATCTATATGAGGTATTTATCGAAATTCGAACAAGTAGAAACTATCGGAGATGTTGATGATTATGTGGACAATGAAATGTCAAGAAGTCGTGGAAGAAATGCTACTTCATTCTTTGCTACGAATGAATGTCCAATTAGTAATAATCGGATGGTCCAAGAATACCAGCACAGAGATGAGAGAGGACAGATTATCAATGAACCGGACTATGCAAGACTTACAAAGTCTCTGATATCTGGATTGCCGAACGAAATCGATTTTGCAATGAATGTTTGTATGCTCTTGTCACATGCTGGTCCGAAACAATTGCGAATATGTCATGCACCAACTCTTCTAACTTTATTGGTTGCTCATACGGGTGTTTATGATG aagacgATGAAACTATGGCTGACATGGGAAAAGAATGGAAGAGGACAACTAAACACAACTTCCGAGATTTTTGGGCATCCTCCGGAGTGCCCCTTGATATGCTCATGACATTTTTGGATCGTGAAATCGAAGCCGAATACATCGATGAGGatgatcaatttttcactggtGTATCCGAAACCTTCAATGTCAAAGATTCGCGATGCTGGCGTCTGAATCAAGTGACAACTATTATACGAAACCTGTCTTTCGAACCTGCCAATCGCGTTACTATTGTGAAGACTTGGCCTGTCATGAAGTTCCTCATTATGTGTGCATCTTGCAAATGGTCTCCGCTATATGTTGCTGCACTCGACGCACTGAGCAACTTGGCAACtgat attgaTCTCACCGACAAAACACTGGTATATATCTCCCAACACGCAATACTTCGCATAATTACTGATGGCATCTTCAGTTTGGATAAATTCAAGCTGGTTCGATCTCTGGAGATTTTGACAGGACTTTGTGGATTTGAAGGCAACGAAGCAATCATCTGTGATTGGCTCAACTCTGCAACAATTGCTCACATTTTTGAAGTCGTTGGAGTAAAGGACATTATGATGTGTGTCTATACTCTTGAATGTCTATACCAAATCTCGGAAATGGGTGACACGGCATGTGATTTGATTTCTGAGTCGCCAAAAGCAATTCAGCAGCTCGTCTCCATGGCAACTCTGGAAGCAGTCTCATTTGGACCAGCCGGACTCGCCGGAATGAAAGTTGTTGAATATCAGCCAAGTTTCACACAGGGATCAAATCAACAGCAAAATCCCCATCATTCTCAAGGTGGTCATCAATTAGGACACTCAAATGTTCGAATGGGTGGATTGAATCATAATCAACACCATCAACAAATTGGCCCACCAGGAGCACCTGGAGCAGCACCGATGACTGTAAGACAAGTCATTCAAAATAATCTTGCTCTTCAGCAAGTACAAAGAGAAAATCTGAACAGGGAGCAGTATTCAACTCAGTCTAGTCAACCTCACCCACCACACACAAATGTGCCGCCTTCCCCATCCATTTTAGCTCATCACTCTTCCGGACTTGTTCAGCAAAATGGAATGAAATTCGATCGTCGAACTGGGAATCTTCCTGTTCGTCCAATTGCTCCATCTACAAATTCGGGAGAATCACAATTGGAACAGCTAACCGAGAAATGGATCAGGCAGAATTGTGTTTTCGAACCCGCAATGTCTACTCCACGAGGGGAGCTTTATGCGGCATATGTAGATGATTTAAGAAATCTCTACCATTCGATGAGTGGAAGTTTAGCAATGTTCAGTGGAGTTATGAAGAATTTGTATCCGGATGTGAATTTCCGAATGGCTCAAAATGGAATAATGATAGTGGCTCAAGGTATTCGACTTATTCGTCCGCATCGACTTGCTCCAGCCGCTTCTCAGTCTGCAAGTGAATCACATcctttaatgaaaaaaatgctcacGTCAGAACCCAAAGAAGAAAATGGCGTCTTGATTAATGGGCACGCTGT acaagaaTCTGGCGCTGAACGAATTATCAAAACCGAGCCAATCAGAACAGACGAGCCGTCCGTGTTAATTGAATCACAGGAGCAAAGTGttccgaaaaaacaaaatgatatAAATGGAGAAGAAACCGATGAAGTggagctgaattcaaaaatagtgacCCCAGAGaag AAATCTATCACCAATGGAACCGTGGAAGTGTGCCAAGAACCAATCCAAGCTTCAAAGCTGTTCGATGAAAATTACGCTAATCAGATTGAAGGAAGCGAAGTGTCGATCGAGATTCGCGAGCAGTTTGTG aatgacaCGGATAATGTTAAATTGGAATCGGAGAAAATCAACGGAATCATCTGCAATGGTAACtcgaaagtgaaaaaagagtCAATGGCAAGCAGAGCTGCTCATATTGTTGCTGTAGCAGCTGCCTGCAACGGAGATTTAGAGAGAATGAACGTGGTTAGCAATGGAAATGATATCGAGAAGGAAATCGAGAAAGAAACAGAAAAGGTAGAAGAAGAaacaaatgaagaaaaaaacaaagaagtgGTTGAAACGGAGGTTGTGGATGATGCCCAAGAatcagaaaaacgaaaatgtgtTCCTCCATCTTCGAATCCTACCGATTATATGTGTGATTGGGATTGTTGTTCCATTTATTATGCTTCTCCATCACACGTGCTCAAACATTTGTCGGAAGAGCACGTCGCAGAGGAGCTAAGATTACTGTGTCGCTGGAACGGATGTGCTGATCCAACACCTCGTAATCGTTGGTCACTGATTACTCATATCCAGGATTCGCACTGTAATGAAGCTCAATTAAAAGCGGCTTcacaaaaaagaaaggaaGGTGGTGGAATTGCTCCAGTTCGTGGAGCACCGCGTGCTGAAGTTATCTCCCGTGATATCAATAATCATCCTGGTTACGCGAAAAATGCCGCGTTCGATGCCATCCGAAGACACGCTTTCAATTTCTTGTCTCGAGAACTCACGGATGAAGCAGAAGGACCAGTGACAAAGAGTATTCGTCTAACATCCTGTcttattttgagaaatcttGCAAGATATTCAGCTGAAGGACGACA aaaactccgACGGCACGAATCACACATTTGCTGGCTGGCTCTATCTCGATTGGAAAGTGCACATGCTCTCTCACAACTTCTTTCTGAACTACATCAAGCTCCTGCTGCAGAagaagaacaacaaaaaatgctttCGGAGGTTCCGTCATCAGCATCTCTATCATCAATGGCTGGAAGCTCTTCACAATTGCCAACAGTACCTGACTCACCAACTTCTTCTGTAGCATCAGCTCCGATGAAAGAGTCGACCTCTGTTAGCAATAAACCGACAGTTCACATTAATAGAATGCTCAATTTCTCGTCACTTAACgaaaag ACACCAACAAGTCCGCAATTCACAGCTGGATCTAGCCCCCACCGTCATCAGCCAATTCAACAACACATTCCCAGCCAGCCATCTCCTCTCGTGCAGACTACTCCAGTTCGTGCTGGAGCTGGAATCTAA